Proteins found in one Pseudomonas sp. P8_241 genomic segment:
- a CDS encoding multidrug efflux RND transporter permease subunit produces MAFTDPFIRRPVLATVVSLLIVLLGFQAWSKLPLRQYPQMENALITVTTAYPGANAETIQGYITQPMQQSLASAEGIDYMTSVSRQNFSVISIYARIGANSDRLFTELLAKANEVKNQLPQDAEDPVLSKEAADASALMYISFFSKELSNPQITDYLSRVIQPKLATLPGMAEAEILGNQVFAMRLWLDPVKLAGFGLSASDVTNAVRQYNFLSAAGEVKGQYVVTSINANTELKSAEAFGAIALKVDGDSRVLLRDVARVEMGAENYDTISSFGGTPSVYIGIKATPGANPLEVIKEVRKIMPDLEAQLPPNLKGEIAYDATLFIQASIDEVVKTLFEAVLIVIVVVFLFLGALRSVVIPVVTIPLSMIGVMFFMQMMGYSINLLTLLAMVLAIGLVVDDAIVVVENIHRHIEEGKTPLDAAIEGAREIAMPVVSMTITLAAVYAPIGFLTGLTGALFKEFALTLAGAVVISGIVALTLSPMMCALLLRHDENPSGLAHRLDRIFEGLKRRYQSMLHGTLNTRPVVLVFAVIVLCLIPVLLKFTKSELAPDEDQGIIFMLANAPQPTNLDYLNTYTDEFINIFKSFPEYYSSFQINGFNGVQSGIGGFLLKPWNDRSRTQMAILPEVQAKLESIPGLQIFGFNLPSLPGTGEGLPFQFVINSANDYELLLQVVDRVKKRAMESGKFAFVDVDLAFDKPEVVVDIDRAKAAQMGVSMQDLGGTLATLLGEAEINRFTIEGRSYKVIAQVERPFRDNPQWLNNYYVKNTTGELLSLSTLITVTDRARPRQLNQFQQLNSAILSGVPLVSMGEAIDTVHQIASEEAPAGFAFDYAGASRQYVQEGSALWVTFGLALAIIFLVLAAQFESFRDPLVILVTVPLSICGALIPLFLGWSSMNIYTQVGLVTLIGLISKHGILIVEFANQLRKDKGLTAREAVEEAAAIRLRPVLMTTAAMVFGMVPLIIATGAGAVSRFDIGTVIATGMSIGTLFTLFVLPCVYTLLAKPDKAVVQP; encoded by the coding sequence ATGGCTTTTACCGACCCGTTCATCCGCCGTCCGGTTCTCGCAACCGTGGTCAGCCTGCTGATTGTGCTGCTGGGCTTTCAAGCCTGGAGCAAGCTGCCGTTGCGACAGTACCCACAGATGGAAAACGCCCTGATCACGGTGACCACTGCCTACCCCGGGGCGAACGCCGAAACCATCCAGGGCTACATCACTCAACCGATGCAACAGAGCCTGGCAAGCGCCGAAGGCATCGACTACATGACCTCGGTCAGTCGGCAAAACTTCTCGGTGATCTCGATCTATGCGCGCATTGGCGCCAACAGCGACCGCCTGTTCACTGAACTGCTGGCCAAGGCCAACGAGGTCAAAAACCAGCTGCCCCAGGACGCCGAAGACCCGGTTCTGAGCAAAGAAGCGGCTGATGCCTCGGCGCTGATGTACATCAGCTTCTTCAGCAAGGAACTGAGCAACCCGCAGATTACCGACTACCTGTCGCGGGTCATCCAACCGAAACTGGCGACCCTGCCCGGCATGGCCGAAGCCGAGATTCTCGGCAATCAGGTGTTTGCCATGCGATTGTGGCTGGACCCGGTGAAACTGGCGGGATTCGGCCTGAGTGCCAGCGACGTGACCAACGCCGTGCGCCAATACAACTTCCTTTCCGCCGCCGGCGAAGTGAAAGGCCAGTATGTGGTCACCAGCATCAACGCCAATACCGAGCTCAAGTCCGCTGAAGCCTTCGGCGCGATTGCGCTCAAGGTCGATGGCGACAGTCGTGTACTGCTGCGCGATGTGGCACGGGTGGAAATGGGTGCAGAAAACTACGACACCATCAGCTCCTTTGGTGGCACCCCCTCGGTGTACATCGGGATCAAGGCCACGCCCGGCGCCAACCCGCTGGAAGTGATCAAGGAAGTGCGCAAGATCATGCCGGACCTTGAGGCGCAATTACCACCCAACCTCAAGGGAGAAATCGCCTACGACGCCACCCTGTTCATTCAGGCTTCGATCGACGAAGTGGTGAAAACCCTGTTTGAAGCGGTACTGATTGTGATCGTGGTGGTGTTCCTGTTCCTCGGAGCTCTGCGCTCGGTGGTGATCCCGGTCGTGACCATCCCGCTGTCGATGATCGGTGTGATGTTCTTCATGCAGATGATGGGCTACTCGATCAACCTGCTGACCCTGCTGGCAATGGTGTTGGCCATTGGTCTGGTGGTGGACGACGCCATCGTGGTGGTGGAAAACATCCACCGTCATATTGAGGAAGGCAAGACACCGCTGGATGCAGCCATCGAGGGTGCCCGGGAAATCGCCATGCCGGTGGTCTCGATGACCATCACCCTGGCGGCGGTATATGCGCCCATTGGCTTTCTGACCGGTCTCACCGGGGCACTGTTCAAGGAGTTCGCCCTGACCCTGGCGGGAGCGGTGGTGATCTCCGGCATTGTCGCGCTGACCCTGTCGCCGATGATGTGCGCCCTGCTGCTGCGCCACGATGAAAACCCCAGCGGGCTGGCCCATCGCCTGGACCGGATTTTTGAAGGTCTCAAGCGCCGCTATCAGAGCATGTTGCACGGCACCCTCAACACTCGGCCGGTGGTGCTGGTGTTTGCCGTCATCGTGCTGTGCCTGATTCCGGTATTGCTCAAGTTCACCAAGTCGGAACTCGCGCCGGATGAGGATCAGGGCATCATTTTCATGCTGGCCAATGCCCCCCAACCGACCAACCTCGACTACCTGAACACTTACACCGACGAATTCATCAACATCTTCAAATCGTTTCCCGAGTATTACTCGTCGTTCCAGATCAATGGCTTCAACGGTGTGCAGTCCGGGATTGGCGGCTTCCTGCTCAAGCCGTGGAATGATCGCAGTCGCACGCAAATGGCGATCCTTCCGGAGGTCCAGGCCAAACTCGAGAGCATTCCGGGCCTGCAGATTTTCGGGTTCAACCTGCCCTCCCTGCCGGGCACCGGCGAAGGGTTGCCCTTCCAGTTCGTCATCAACTCCGCCAACGATTACGAATTGCTGCTACAGGTGGTCGACCGGGTGAAGAAACGCGCGATGGAATCCGGCAAGTTTGCGTTCGTCGACGTCGACCTGGCGTTCGACAAGCCTGAAGTGGTGGTAGACATAGACCGCGCCAAGGCTGCGCAAATGGGGGTATCGATGCAGGACCTGGGAGGGACGCTCGCGACGTTACTCGGTGAAGCCGAAATCAACCGTTTCACCATTGAAGGTCGCAGCTACAAAGTCATCGCCCAGGTCGAACGCCCTTTCCGCGATAACCCGCAATGGTTGAACAACTACTACGTCAAAAACACCACTGGCGAGCTACTGTCCTTGTCTACCCTGATTACCGTGACCGACCGCGCACGTCCAAGGCAGTTGAATCAGTTTCAGCAACTCAACTCTGCCATCCTGTCTGGCGTGCCACTGGTGAGCATGGGGGAAGCCATTGACACCGTGCACCAGATCGCCAGCGAAGAAGCACCCGCAGGCTTTGCCTTCGATTATGCCGGCGCATCGAGGCAATACGTTCAGGAAGGTAGCGCCTTGTGGGTCACGTTTGGCCTGGCACTGGCGATCATCTTCCTGGTGCTGGCCGCGCAGTTCGAAAGCTTCCGCGACCCATTGGTCATCCTGGTCACCGTACCTCTGTCAATTTGCGGCGCGTTGATTCCGCTTTTCCTGGGCTGGTCGAGCATGAACATCTATACCCAGGTCGGACTGGTGACGTTGATAGGCCTGATCAGCAAGCACGGGATCCTGATCGTCGAGTTTGCAAACCAACTGCGCAAGGACAAGGGGTTGACTGCACGGGAAGCGGTGGAGGAAGCCGCCGCCATTCGTCTGCGTCCGGTATTGATGACCACCGCGGCGATGGTGTTCGGCATGGTGCCGTTGATCATCGCCACGGGTGCGGGTGCGGTCAGTCGGTTCGACATTGGCACAGTGATCGCCACGGGCATGTCGATCGGCACGTTGTTCACCCTGTTTGTGTTGCCGTGCGTGTACACGTTGTTGGCAAAACCCGACAAGGCTGTGGTCCAGCCTTAA
- a CDS encoding lipopolysaccharide kinase InaA family protein has protein sequence MAVQCAAETEVPSQDRFDYFWNQRGEWVEEPNVRRGGESGVQRVTGSDGQLLYIKRQTGHIHRSWLHPFGRPTVLRERDALTGVTALGVRVPHMVFCGAQRDPVHKWRALLVTKSLDGFEEIEHWYAGGGRERHGEAVHDRVLKDLAENLARMHKGRWQHSCIYIKHVFVRVTGEGDSANVEIALIDLEKCRQRLTAYRAAAHDMKQLRRHSSFDPADWKKLVYFYETAFGSAIKGL, from the coding sequence ATGGCAGTGCAGTGTGCAGCAGAAACGGAAGTCCCTTCTCAGGACCGCTTTGATTACTTCTGGAATCAACGCGGTGAGTGGGTGGAGGAACCCAACGTCCGTCGCGGTGGGGAGAGTGGCGTTCAGCGAGTAACCGGCAGTGATGGTCAGTTGCTCTATATCAAGCGCCAGACCGGACACATCCATCGTAGTTGGCTGCATCCGTTTGGTCGTCCTACGGTGTTGCGTGAGCGTGATGCGCTCACCGGGGTGACCGCGCTTGGAGTTCGCGTTCCACACATGGTTTTCTGCGGTGCACAGCGCGATCCCGTTCATAAATGGAGGGCGCTGCTGGTAACCAAGTCCCTGGACGGCTTCGAGGAAATCGAACACTGGTACGCCGGCGGTGGTCGCGAGCGTCACGGTGAAGCAGTCCATGACCGAGTGCTGAAGGATCTGGCCGAAAACCTGGCCCGCATGCACAAGGGGCGTTGGCAACACAGCTGTATCTACATCAAGCACGTTTTTGTTCGTGTGACGGGTGAGGGCGATTCGGCGAATGTCGAGATCGCACTTATCGACCTGGAGAAGTGTCGACAGCGCTTGACCGCCTATCGCGCCGCTGCTCACGACATGAAGCAGCTGCGTCGCCACTCGTCGTTCGATCCGGCGGACTGGAAGAAACTCGTCTACTTTTATGAGACGGCGTTTGGCAGCGCTATCAAAGGTTTGTAG
- a CDS encoding class I SAM-dependent methyltransferase, with product MDGPIKLDFSEKYDDQHAQRYLRKHQDGLGRRLSHWRDVQMARKALALVGEPGLVLDLPCGAGRFWPMLAEKPNRVIIGADNSESMLKIATQSQPADVVKRVQPLHTSAFDIALPDNAVDSIFCMRLLHHIGEAEHRLAILREFERVSRDSVILSLWVDGNFKAWKRKRAEKSRNQEGYQNRFVLPAATVEKEFEQAGFRIQEQLDFIPLYAMWRVYVLRKR from the coding sequence ATGGATGGCCCGATCAAACTAGATTTTTCCGAAAAGTATGACGATCAGCACGCGCAACGCTATTTGCGCAAGCATCAGGATGGTCTCGGTCGTCGCTTGTCTCACTGGCGTGACGTGCAAATGGCACGCAAGGCGCTGGCCCTGGTGGGAGAACCGGGCCTGGTTCTCGATTTGCCCTGCGGAGCAGGGCGTTTCTGGCCAATGCTGGCCGAAAAGCCAAACCGTGTGATCATCGGCGCCGACAACTCGGAGTCCATGCTGAAGATCGCCACGCAGTCGCAACCTGCCGATGTGGTGAAACGGGTACAACCCTTGCACACCTCTGCATTCGACATCGCCTTGCCTGATAACGCAGTCGACAGCATTTTCTGTATGCGATTGCTCCACCACATAGGTGAAGCCGAGCATCGACTGGCGATTTTGCGGGAATTCGAGCGTGTATCCCGCGATAGCGTGATCCTTTCGTTGTGGGTTGATGGCAATTTCAAAGCGTGGAAACGTAAACGCGCGGAGAAATCCCGTAATCAGGAAGGTTACCAAAACCGATTTGTGTTACCGGCCGCTACTGTAGAAAAGGAATTTGAGCAGGCGGGTTTCCGCATCCAGGAACAACTGGACTTTATTCCGCTCTATGCCATGTGGCGGGTTTACGTATTACGCAAGAGGTAA
- a CDS encoding sensor histidine kinase, whose amino-acid sequence MEFKQSLSQRIIIAFALMSALVAGAFAMGIIATVHLVEEKLISAGLGGDLQRLLLMDSVSDWSHRPEPDQLFYFSGGPGDFELPKDLRHLDPGFHEVFRDQLSYHAMVEIVDGRHYVLLQDQSDFEERERVLFAVVLVGFVLSLALAVFLGWVLARKVMAPVVRLARQVRHRDQLLGLAPPLAPDYAADEVGELAVAFDATLGRLRQALSRERLFTSDVSHELRTPLMVLASSCELLLENPGLDLRGRAQVERIARACEEMRELVQTFLMLARAQREDVNMSPQQTLGAVADGLLGLWREPIEAKGLKLIFESGHPPITCYNATLLHAVMGNLLRNALHYTESGFIRLTLTSTGFLVEDSGVGIPEEKREAMFEPFVRGNEKRGEGLGLGLSLVQRICENQGWNVSLTTMEPHGCRFQVELIQLEA is encoded by the coding sequence ATGGAGTTTAAACAGAGCCTTTCCCAGCGGATCATCATCGCCTTTGCGCTGATGAGCGCGCTGGTGGCGGGTGCTTTCGCCATGGGCATCATCGCGACGGTGCATCTGGTGGAAGAAAAACTTATCTCGGCCGGTCTGGGAGGCGATTTGCAGCGGTTGCTGCTGATGGACAGTGTCTCGGACTGGAGCCATCGGCCCGAGCCGGATCAGCTGTTCTATTTCAGCGGTGGTCCGGGCGACTTTGAATTGCCCAAGGATTTGCGTCATCTGGATCCGGGTTTTCACGAAGTCTTCCGCGACCAACTGTCGTATCACGCGATGGTCGAAATCGTCGACGGTCGGCACTACGTCCTGTTGCAGGACCAAAGCGACTTTGAAGAGCGTGAACGGGTGTTGTTTGCGGTGGTGCTGGTGGGATTCGTGCTGAGCCTGGCACTGGCCGTGTTTCTTGGCTGGGTCCTGGCACGCAAAGTGATGGCACCGGTAGTACGCCTGGCCCGCCAAGTGCGCCATCGCGATCAGCTGTTAGGTCTGGCACCCCCGCTGGCACCGGATTACGCCGCAGACGAAGTCGGCGAATTGGCCGTGGCATTTGACGCGACTCTTGGGCGTTTGCGCCAGGCGTTGAGCCGCGAGCGCCTTTTCACCAGTGACGTCAGCCATGAACTGCGCACCCCATTGATGGTTCTGGCCAGTTCCTGCGAACTGTTGCTCGAAAATCCCGGTCTTGATCTACGTGGCCGTGCTCAGGTTGAGCGGATCGCCCGGGCTTGCGAAGAAATGCGCGAGCTGGTGCAAACCTTTCTGATGCTGGCGCGTGCGCAACGTGAAGACGTCAATATGTCGCCTCAGCAGACCCTTGGCGCAGTGGCTGATGGTCTGCTCGGTCTTTGGCGCGAGCCGATCGAAGCCAAGGGATTGAAGCTGATTTTCGAGTCCGGGCACCCGCCGATTACTTGTTACAACGCCACGCTGCTGCATGCCGTGATGGGCAACCTGCTGCGTAACGCATTGCATTACACCGAGAGCGGGTTCATCCGCTTGACCCTGACATCCACTGGCTTTCTGGTAGAAGACAGCGGTGTTGGCATTCCTGAGGAAAAACGCGAAGCAATGTTCGAGCCTTTTGTGCGCGGAAACGAGAAACGCGGGGAAGGATTGGGGCTTGGTCTGTCGCTGGTGCAGCGGATCTGTGAAAACCAGGGCTGGAATGTCAGCCTGACAACCATGGAACCTCATGGCTGTCGTTTTCAAGTGGAACTGATTCAACTTGAGGCCTAA
- the colR gene encoding two-component system response regulator ColR has protein sequence MRILLVEDNRDILANLADYLGLKGYTVDCAQDGLSGLHLAATEHYDLIVLDIMLPGIDGYTLCKRLREDARRDTPVIMLTARDQLDDRLQGFKSGADDYLIKPFALSELAARVEAVMRRTQGGGRRTLQVGDLSYDLDTLEVTREGRLLKLNPVGLKLLAVLMQKSPHVLRREILEEALWGDDCPDSDSLRSHVHQLRQVIDKPFAKPLLQTVHGVGYRLAEGRDGV, from the coding sequence ATGCGAATTTTATTGGTTGAAGACAATCGCGATATCCTCGCCAACCTGGCCGATTACCTGGGGCTCAAAGGCTATACCGTAGATTGCGCACAGGACGGATTGTCGGGCCTGCATTTGGCGGCCACCGAGCACTACGATTTGATCGTGCTCGATATCATGTTGCCCGGTATCGACGGTTACACCCTGTGCAAACGCCTGCGTGAAGATGCCCGTCGTGACACGCCGGTGATCATGCTGACCGCACGCGATCAACTGGACGACCGTCTGCAAGGATTCAAGTCCGGTGCCGACGATTATCTGATCAAACCGTTCGCCCTGTCAGAGTTGGCGGCCCGGGTCGAAGCGGTCATGCGCCGTACCCAGGGTGGCGGACGTCGCACCTTGCAGGTTGGCGATTTGAGCTACGACCTCGATACGCTTGAGGTGACCCGCGAAGGCCGCCTGCTGAAGCTCAACCCGGTGGGCCTGAAGTTGCTGGCCGTGCTGATGCAGAAAAGCCCCCACGTGTTGCGCCGGGAAATTCTCGAAGAAGCGCTGTGGGGCGACGACTGCCCGGACAGCGACAGCTTGCGCAGCCATGTCCACCAACTGCGCCAGGTGATCGACAAGCCATTCGCCAAGCCGCTGCTTCAAACGGTGCACGGCGTGGGCTACCGCTTGGCCGAGGGGCGTGATGGAGTTTAA
- a CDS encoding phosphatase PAP2 family protein has translation MVSTLARPASRPLNFWVCLGVPVIAAIILVLLELTNLDMDLAKLFYDPVAGQFIGRHSYFLEDILHDRAKQVVIAFSVFAILGFIGSFFIARLKPFKRELGCLVLSLALATSFVTPMKAVTAVQCPWSLEQFGGHETYSELLSPRPATDKPGRCWPGGHAATGFTLFALYFVLRDRRPRLARSAFVFAFALGSVFSIGRMMQGAHFFSHNVWTAIFCWLICLGSYYYILYRPVVNAERVAKADPVSV, from the coding sequence ATGGTTTCGACCCTTGCACGCCCCGCCTCTCGCCCGCTCAATTTCTGGGTGTGCCTTGGGGTCCCCGTCATTGCGGCGATCATTTTGGTATTGCTTGAATTGACCAACCTGGACATGGACCTGGCCAAGCTGTTCTACGACCCGGTCGCCGGACAATTCATCGGGCGCCACAGTTACTTCCTGGAAGACATCCTGCACGACCGCGCTAAACAAGTGGTCATCGCCTTCTCGGTGTTTGCCATCCTCGGTTTCATCGGCTCGTTTTTCATCGCAAGGCTCAAGCCATTCAAACGGGAACTGGGTTGTCTTGTGCTGTCTCTGGCACTGGCGACCTCTTTTGTTACACCGATGAAAGCGGTGACGGCGGTGCAATGTCCATGGAGCCTTGAGCAATTCGGCGGTCACGAGACCTACAGCGAATTGCTGAGCCCGCGCCCTGCTACCGACAAACCCGGGCGCTGCTGGCCGGGTGGACATGCGGCGACCGGGTTCACATTGTTTGCCCTGTATTTCGTCTTGCGTGACCGCCGCCCGCGTTTGGCTCGCTCAGCATTTGTGTTCGCCTTTGCCCTGGGCAGCGTGTTTTCCATCGGCCGGATGATGCAGGGGGCGCACTTTTTTTCGCACAACGTTTGGACGGCGATTTTCTGCTGGCTGATTTGTCTGGGGTCGTACTACTACATTCTTTATCGACCGGTGGTGAACGCTGAGCGAGTGGCCAAGGCGGATCCGGTCAGCGTATGA
- the groL gene encoding chaperonin GroEL (60 kDa chaperone family; promotes refolding of misfolded polypeptides especially under stressful conditions; forms two stacked rings of heptamers to form a barrel-shaped 14mer; ends can be capped by GroES; misfolded proteins enter the barrel where they are refolded when GroES binds), which yields MAAKEVLFGDSARKKMLKGVNVLADAVKATLGPKGRNVIIEKSFGAPTITKDGVSVAKEIELEDRFENMGAQLVKDVASRANDDAGDGTTTATVLAQSIVNEGLKAVAAGMNPMDLKRGIDKATIAIVKELKNLSKPCADTKAIAQVGTISANSDNSIGDIIAEAMEKVGKEGVITVEEGTGLENELSVVEGMQFDRGYLSPYFVNKPETMVAELDNPLVLLVDKKISNIREMLPVLEAVAKAGRPLLIVSEDVEGEALATLVVNNMRGIVKVAAVKAPGFGDRRKAMLQDIAVLTGGTVISEEIGLSLEAATLENLGSAKRVTISKENTIIVDGAGVAGDIESRIAQIRAQVAETSSDYDREKLQERLAKLSGGVAVIKVGAGSEVEMKEKKARVEDALHATRAAVEEGVVPGGGVALIRALQTLNDLKGDNADQDVGIAVLRRAVEAPLRQIAANSGDEPSVVVNEVKNGKGNFGYNAATGEYGDMIEMGILDPTKVTRSALQAASSIGGLILTTEAAVADAPKKDGGAGGGMPDMGGMGGMGGMM from the coding sequence ATGGCTGCTAAAGAAGTTCTGTTTGGCGATTCCGCCCGCAAGAAAATGCTCAAAGGCGTCAACGTCCTGGCTGACGCGGTAAAAGCGACCCTGGGCCCGAAAGGCCGTAACGTGATCATCGAGAAGAGCTTCGGCGCTCCGACCATCACCAAGGACGGCGTTTCCGTCGCCAAAGAAATCGAACTCGAAGACCGTTTCGAAAACATGGGCGCGCAGCTGGTCAAAGACGTTGCCTCCCGTGCCAACGATGACGCTGGTGACGGTACTACCACCGCTACCGTTCTGGCTCAGTCGATCGTCAACGAAGGCCTGAAAGCCGTCGCTGCCGGCATGAATCCGATGGATCTGAAGCGCGGTATCGACAAAGCGACCATCGCTATCGTCAAAGAGCTGAAGAACCTGTCCAAGCCTTGCGCTGACACCAAGGCAATCGCTCAGGTAGGCACCATCTCGGCCAACTCCGACAACTCCATCGGCGACATCATTGCCGAAGCCATGGAAAAAGTCGGTAAAGAAGGCGTGATCACCGTTGAAGAAGGCACTGGCCTGGAAAACGAACTGTCGGTTGTAGAAGGCATGCAGTTCGACCGTGGCTACCTGTCCCCGTACTTCGTCAACAAGCCGGAAACCATGGTTGCCGAGCTGGACAATCCGCTGGTTCTGCTGGTCGACAAAAAGATCTCGAACATCCGCGAAATGCTGCCAGTGCTGGAAGCCGTTGCCAAAGCTGGCCGTCCACTGCTGATCGTTTCCGAAGACGTTGAAGGCGAAGCCCTGGCGACTCTGGTCGTGAACAACATGCGTGGCATCGTTAAAGTCGCAGCCGTCAAGGCTCCAGGCTTCGGCGACCGCCGCAAGGCCATGCTGCAGGACATCGCCGTTCTGACTGGCGGTACCGTTATCTCCGAAGAGATCGGCCTGAGCCTGGAAGCAGCCACCCTGGAAAACCTGGGTAGCGCCAAGCGCGTGACCATCTCCAAGGAAAACACCATCATTGTTGACGGTGCTGGCGTAGCAGGCGACATCGAGTCCCGCATTGCTCAGATCCGTGCTCAGGTTGCCGAAACTTCCTCGGACTACGACCGTGAAAAACTGCAAGAGCGTCTGGCCAAACTGTCCGGCGGTGTTGCAGTGATCAAGGTTGGCGCTGGTTCCGAAGTAGAAATGAAAGAGAAAAAAGCCCGCGTTGAAGACGCCTTGCACGCTACCCGTGCAGCCGTTGAAGAAGGCGTGGTACCTGGCGGTGGCGTTGCGCTGATCCGCGCTCTGCAAACCCTGAACGATCTGAAAGGCGACAACGCTGATCAGGACGTAGGTATTGCTGTTCTGCGCCGTGCCGTTGAAGCACCGCTGCGTCAGATCGCTGCCAACAGCGGTGACGAGCCAAGCGTTGTGGTCAACGAAGTCAAGAACGGCAAAGGTAACTTCGGTTACAACGCTGCGACTGGCGAGTACGGCGACATGATCGAAATGGGCATCCTGGACCCAACCAAGGTAACCCGTTCCGCTCTGCAAGCTGCATCGTCGATCGGCGGTCTGATCCTGACCACCGAAGCCGCTGTTGCTGATGCACCGAAGAAAGACGGCGGTGCTGGCGGCGGTATGCCAGACATGGGCGGTATGGGCGGCATGGGCGGCATGATGTAA
- a CDS encoding co-chaperone GroES, with translation MKLRPLHDRVVIRRSEEEKKTAGGIVLPGSAAEKANSGEILAVGTGRVLDNGEVRALAVKVGDKVVFGPYSGSNTVKVDGEDLLVMSENEILAVIEG, from the coding sequence ATGAAGCTTCGTCCTCTGCATGACCGCGTCGTCATCCGTCGCAGCGAAGAAGAAAAGAAAACCGCTGGCGGTATCGTTCTGCCAGGTTCGGCTGCTGAAAAAGCCAACAGCGGCGAAATCCTCGCTGTCGGCACCGGCCGCGTACTGGACAACGGTGAAGTGCGTGCACTGGCCGTCAAGGTTGGCGACAAGGTTGTGTTCGGTCCTTACTCCGGCAGCAACACTGTGAAAGTCGACGGCGAAGACCTGCTGGTAATGAGCGAGAACGAAATCCTCGCTGTTATCGAAGGCTGA
- a CDS encoding FxsA family protein, with translation MRPFLLLFLLFPVLELFVFVKVAGSIGFFPALLLVILGSMFGVFVLRIAGLATALRARESLNRGELPAQTMLEGLMLALAGGLLILPGFISDVIGLIMLLPISRRLLANKMRRRAEEQAIRQRAFADDLQARGGPAPREPLGREPNVIEGEFEHRDTK, from the coding sequence ATGCGCCCTTTTTTGTTGCTCTTTCTGCTGTTCCCGGTGTTGGAGCTGTTCGTATTCGTAAAGGTGGCAGGATCGATCGGGTTTTTCCCGGCCCTGCTGCTGGTCATTCTCGGCTCGATGTTCGGTGTGTTCGTGCTGCGCATCGCCGGACTGGCTACAGCGCTGCGTGCCCGTGAAAGCCTGAACCGCGGTGAGCTGCCGGCCCAGACCATGCTCGAAGGCCTGATGCTGGCGTTAGCCGGTGGTCTGTTGATCCTGCCGGGTTTCATCAGCGACGTGATTGGCTTGATCATGCTGTTGCCGATCAGCCGTCGCCTGCTGGCCAATAAAATGCGCCGGCGTGCCGAAGAGCAGGCCATCCGCCAACGTGCGTTCGCCGATGATCTTCAAGCCCGGGGCGGTCCCGCGCCGCGCGAGCCGCTGGGGCGTGAGCCCAATGTGATCGAAGGCGAGTTCGAACACCGCGACACCAAGTAA
- a CDS encoding HugZ family protein codes for MSVEAAKHARELLLKEYRGVLSTHSKSMPGFPFGSVVPYCLDEQGRPLILISRIAQHTHNLQKDPKCSLFVGERGAEDVQAVGRLTYLAEAQQLEGEGAIAAAAERYYRYFPESQSYHTAHDFDFWVLEPVRHRYIGGFGAIHWVNDLTLANPFAGKAEVSMVEHMNADHAKAIAHYVDLAGLPKTAAAQMVGIDTEGMHLRIGQSLYWLPFQAPCNTPTQVREALVSLAHAEHWPKNEVADA; via the coding sequence TTGAGCGTTGAAGCGGCTAAGCATGCACGAGAATTGCTTCTCAAGGAATACCGTGGCGTGCTCTCCACGCACTCCAAATCGATGCCCGGCTTTCCATTCGGCTCTGTGGTTCCTTACTGCCTGGACGAGCAGGGTCGGCCCCTGATCCTGATCAGCCGCATCGCCCAGCACACTCATAACCTGCAAAAAGATCCGAAATGTTCGCTGTTCGTGGGCGAGCGCGGGGCGGAAGATGTGCAGGCCGTTGGTCGCCTGACTTACCTGGCCGAGGCGCAACAACTGGAAGGCGAAGGGGCCATCGCAGCGGCGGCCGAACGTTACTACCGCTACTTCCCGGAATCACAGAGCTACCACACGGCGCATGATTTTGATTTCTGGGTGCTTGAGCCGGTACGCCACCGTTACATCGGTGGTTTCGGCGCGATTCACTGGGTCAACGACCTGACTCTGGCCAACCCGTTTGCCGGCAAGGCCGAGGTGAGTATGGTCGAACACATGAACGCCGATCATGCCAAGGCCATTGCCCATTACGTCGATCTGGCCGGTTTGCCGAAAACCGCAGCGGCGCAAATGGTCGGTATCGATACCGAAGGCATGCACCTGCGTATCGGTCAGAGCCTATACTGGTTGCCGTTCCAGGCACCTTGTAATACGCCGACACAAGTCCGCGAGGCCTTGGTTTCACTGGCTCACGCCGAACATTGGCCAAAAAATGAAGTGGCCGACGCTTGA